One Paraburkholderia dioscoreae DNA segment encodes these proteins:
- a CDS encoding EAL domain-containing protein, whose translation MIPPTIPDLIARAADHPFLGAHLMMGQGLHHDVALAQFNGFELVSGYEPIFDISVHALAQSLSSGVEGVDRFGDELGFQAVTHRLDAAPSDVFDPFDRIADDRDLVALDRMSRALHAINFFGAQRHGLLFLRVHERLLKSVKYDHGRHFSTVLVSFGLNPSRVVIELPAAAVAHKTFLGYLTKSYQHYGFKVAGNLSNAGQILSVSETARLDFLKMDAGTALRDATVKPLVGYAGRLRIPLIFNRVVDEAQFEALQQYDVRFVQGPLFNAHYHDRAV comes from the coding sequence ATGATTCCGCCGACCATCCCCGACCTCATTGCCCGCGCCGCCGATCATCCGTTTCTCGGCGCGCATCTGATGATGGGGCAAGGCTTGCATCACGACGTCGCGCTGGCGCAGTTCAACGGCTTCGAACTGGTCAGCGGCTATGAGCCGATCTTCGATATCAGCGTGCATGCGTTGGCGCAGTCGCTCTCGTCGGGGGTCGAAGGTGTGGATCGTTTCGGCGACGAACTCGGCTTTCAGGCCGTCACGCACCGGCTCGACGCCGCGCCGTCCGACGTGTTCGATCCGTTCGACCGGATCGCCGACGATCGGGATCTCGTCGCGCTCGACCGCATGTCACGCGCGCTGCACGCCATCAATTTCTTCGGCGCGCAGCGGCATGGGCTGCTCTTTCTGCGTGTGCACGAGCGGCTGCTCAAGAGTGTGAAGTACGACCACGGCCGGCATTTTTCGACCGTGCTGGTGTCGTTCGGATTGAACCCGTCGCGGGTGGTGATCGAACTGCCGGCAGCGGCGGTCGCGCACAAGACCTTTCTCGGCTATCTGACCAAGAGCTATCAGCACTATGGCTTCAAGGTGGCCGGCAACCTGTCCAACGCGGGACAGATTCTGTCGGTATCGGAAACCGCGCGGCTCGACTTCCTCAAGATGGATGCGGGGACCGCTTTGCGCGACGCGACGGTCAAACCGCTAGTCGGTTACGCCGGCCGCCTGCGGATTCCGTTGATCTTCAATCGCGTAGTGGATGAAGCGCAGTTCGAGGCTTTGCAGCAGTACGACGTGCGCTTCGTGCAGGGACCGCTGTTCAACGCGCATTATCACGACCGGGCGGTTTGA
- the hmgA gene encoding homogentisate 1,2-dioxygenase translates to MDTPTRKPNTASSRLEIEPGYQSGFANEFATEALPGALPEGRNSPQRAAYGLYAEQVSGTAFTAPRAHNRRSWLYRIRPAAVHKPFTPLPSERLVANFAEVPPTPPNQLRWDPLPMPAEPTDFIDGWVTMAGNGAAEAMNGCAIHLYAANRSMQDRFFYSADGELLIVPQEGRLDIATELGRLEVEPFEIVVIPRGVRFAVSLPEGAARGYICENFGALLRLPDLGPIGSNGLANPRDFLTPHAAYEDREGDFELVAKLNGNLWRADIGHSPLDVVAWHGNYAPYKYDLRRFNTIGSISFDHPDPSIFLVLQSQSDTPGVDAIDFVIFPPRWLAAEDTFRPPWFHRNVASEFMGLVHGVYDAKAEGFVPGGGSLHNCMSGHGPDADTFEKASHIDTSKPMKVGDTMAFMVETRTLIKPTRFALETAQLQAHYYECWQGLKKHFNPEQR, encoded by the coding sequence ATGGATACCCCAACACGTAAGCCGAACACTGCCAGTTCGCGGCTCGAAATCGAGCCGGGCTATCAGTCGGGTTTCGCGAACGAATTCGCGACAGAGGCCTTGCCGGGCGCATTGCCGGAAGGCCGCAACTCGCCGCAACGCGCGGCCTATGGTCTGTACGCCGAACAGGTGTCGGGCACGGCGTTCACTGCGCCGCGCGCCCACAATCGCCGTTCGTGGCTGTACCGGATTCGTCCGGCGGCCGTGCACAAGCCGTTCACGCCGCTGCCCTCGGAGCGGCTCGTCGCCAACTTCGCCGAGGTGCCGCCGACACCGCCGAACCAGTTGCGCTGGGATCCGTTGCCCATGCCGGCCGAGCCGACCGATTTCATCGACGGCTGGGTGACGATGGCGGGCAACGGCGCGGCGGAAGCGATGAACGGTTGCGCCATTCATCTGTACGCGGCGAACCGCTCGATGCAGGACCGCTTCTTCTATAGCGCCGACGGCGAGTTGCTGATCGTGCCGCAGGAAGGGCGCCTCGATATCGCCACCGAACTGGGCCGGCTCGAAGTCGAGCCGTTCGAGATCGTGGTGATTCCGCGCGGCGTGCGCTTCGCGGTTAGCCTGCCGGAGGGCGCGGCGCGCGGTTACATCTGCGAGAACTTCGGGGCGTTGCTGCGTTTGCCGGACCTCGGCCCGATCGGCTCGAACGGGCTCGCCAACCCGCGCGATTTCCTCACGCCGCATGCGGCCTATGAGGATCGTGAAGGCGACTTCGAACTCGTCGCCAAGCTGAACGGCAACCTGTGGCGCGCGGATATCGGCCATTCGCCGCTCGACGTGGTGGCGTGGCACGGTAACTACGCGCCATACAAATACGACCTGCGGCGCTTCAACACGATCGGCTCGATCAGCTTCGACCATCCGGACCCGTCGATCTTTCTCGTGCTGCAATCGCAAAGCGATACCCCGGGCGTCGATGCGATCGACTTCGTGATCTTCCCGCCGCGCTGGCTGGCTGCGGAAGATACGTTCCGCCCGCCCTGGTTCCATCGCAACGTCGCGAGCGAGTTCATGGGCCTCGTGCACGGCGTGTACGACGCGAAGGCCGAGGGCTTCGTGCCGGGCGGAGGGAGTCTGCATAACTGCATGTCGGGTCACGGCCCGGATGCGGACACGTTCGAAAAAGCCTCGCATATCGATACGTCGAAACCGATGAAAGTCGGCGACACAATGGCCTTCATGGTCGAAACGCGCACGCTGATCAAGCCGACCCGTTTCGCGCTCGAAACCGCGCAATTGCAGGCGCATTACTACGAGTGCTGGCAAGGCCTCAAGAAACATTTCAATCCGGAGCAACGATGA
- a CDS encoding crotonase/enoyl-CoA hydratase family protein codes for MVTTQNFNDHVRIEANEDIGVATIVLERPARRNAVDRPVAQALSAAFACFEAQPAWRAAVLFGAGGTFCAGADLTALADDTRRNELHADGSGPGPMGPTRTSFRKPVVAAIAGYAVAGGLELAALCDLRVVEEDAVLGVFCRRVGIPLIDGGTIRLPRLIGLSRALDLILTGRAVSAQEALGFGLANRVVAKGTARAAAEQLAAELAALPQAALLADRRSVLENSLLDDLPEALRREGTGGYQAVFEEGIAGAARFAEGSGRHGNMRDAGGDPR; via the coding sequence ATGGTAACCACGCAAAATTTCAATGACCACGTGCGCATCGAAGCTAATGAGGATATCGGCGTCGCCACGATCGTCCTTGAGCGGCCCGCGCGCCGCAATGCTGTCGATCGGCCGGTTGCCCAGGCGCTCAGTGCCGCGTTCGCCTGCTTCGAAGCCCAGCCGGCCTGGCGCGCGGCGGTGCTGTTCGGCGCGGGCGGCACTTTCTGCGCCGGCGCGGACCTGACCGCTCTCGCCGACGACACCCGCCGCAACGAACTGCACGCCGACGGCAGCGGCCCCGGCCCGATGGGACCGACGCGCACGAGCTTCCGCAAGCCGGTGGTCGCCGCGATCGCGGGCTATGCGGTTGCGGGCGGTCTGGAGCTGGCTGCGCTGTGCGATCTGAGAGTGGTCGAAGAAGACGCCGTGCTCGGCGTGTTCTGCCGGCGCGTCGGGATTCCGCTGATCGACGGCGGCACGATTCGCCTGCCGCGTCTGATCGGCCTGTCACGCGCGCTGGACCTGATTCTGACCGGCCGCGCGGTGAGCGCGCAGGAAGCGCTCGGCTTCGGACTCGCCAACCGCGTGGTAGCCAAAGGCACGGCGCGCGCCGCAGCCGAACAGTTGGCCGCCGAGCTGGCGGCCTTGCCGCAGGCGGCATTGCTCGCGGACCGCCGCTCCGTGCTGGAAAACAGCTTGCTCGACGATCTCCCCGAAGCGCTGCGTCGTGAAGGCACGGGGGGCTATCAAGCCGTCTTCGAAGAAGGTATCGCCGGCGCGGCGCGTTTTGCCGAAGGCTCGGGCCGTCACGGCAACATGCGCGATGCCGGCGGCGACCCACGCTAG
- a CDS encoding MFS transporter, which yields MSEKPATAATNVIEVERVLAETHHPAFQLMLLVLCGLCLVIDGFDAQAMGYVAPSVIGEWHVSKAALGPVFSASLFGMLLGALGLSVLADRVGRRPVLIGSTFFFALAMLATPFVTTIPALIALRFITGLGLGCIMPNAMALVGEFSTPVHRVKRMMLVSCGFTVGAALGGFISAALIPAYGWRSVFWVGGAAPLLLALAMLVVLPESLQFLVLKGHNERALRWLAKFNPMLPIDANTRLVVREKGNGGAPVAELFRAGRGPVTLILWAISFMNLIDLYFLSNWLPTVMRDAGYSPSTAVLVGTVLQTGGVVGTLLLGWFIERFGFVRVLFVCFAGAALAVGTIGTVAHMLPWLLIVVFAGGFCVVGGQPAVNALAGHFYPTSLRSTGIGWSLGIGRIGSVIGPLIGGQLIALNWSNASLFHAAAVPVLCSALLVIGLAAATRQRGRPSEPRTA from the coding sequence ATGAGCGAGAAACCGGCCACGGCCGCCACCAATGTGATCGAAGTCGAGCGCGTGCTTGCCGAAACGCATCACCCGGCATTCCAGTTGATGCTGCTCGTGCTATGCGGGCTGTGCCTCGTGATCGACGGCTTCGACGCACAGGCTATGGGCTACGTCGCGCCGAGCGTGATCGGCGAATGGCACGTCTCGAAAGCCGCGCTCGGTCCGGTGTTCAGTGCGAGTCTGTTCGGCATGCTGCTCGGCGCGCTCGGGCTGTCAGTACTGGCTGACCGCGTGGGCCGCCGGCCGGTGCTGATCGGCTCGACGTTCTTCTTTGCGCTGGCGATGCTCGCCACGCCTTTCGTCACGACGATCCCCGCCTTGATCGCGTTGCGCTTCATCACCGGTCTCGGGCTCGGCTGCATCATGCCGAACGCAATGGCGCTGGTCGGCGAATTCTCGACGCCCGTGCATCGCGTCAAGCGCATGATGCTGGTGTCGTGCGGCTTTACGGTGGGCGCTGCGCTCGGCGGCTTTATCAGCGCCGCGCTGATTCCGGCCTATGGCTGGCGCTCGGTCTTCTGGGTCGGCGGCGCGGCGCCCTTGCTGCTGGCGCTGGCAATGCTCGTCGTGTTGCCGGAGTCGCTGCAATTCCTGGTTCTCAAAGGCCACAACGAGCGCGCGTTGCGCTGGCTCGCGAAGTTCAACCCGATGCTGCCGATCGACGCGAACACGCGTCTCGTCGTGCGTGAGAAGGGCAATGGCGGCGCGCCGGTCGCCGAGCTGTTTCGCGCCGGCCGTGGCCCGGTGACGTTGATTCTGTGGGCGATCAGTTTCATGAACCTGATCGATCTGTACTTCCTGTCGAACTGGCTGCCCACCGTGATGCGCGACGCCGGCTATTCGCCGAGCACCGCCGTGCTCGTCGGCACAGTGCTGCAGACGGGCGGTGTGGTCGGCACCTTGCTGCTCGGCTGGTTCATCGAACGCTTTGGTTTTGTGCGCGTGCTGTTCGTGTGCTTCGCGGGCGCCGCGCTGGCGGTCGGCACGATCGGCACGGTGGCGCATATGTTGCCGTGGCTGCTGATCGTCGTATTCGCGGGCGGCTTCTGCGTGGTCGGCGGACAGCCGGCGGTCAACGCGCTGGCCGGCCATTTTTATCCAACCTCGCTGCGCTCGACAGGGATTGGCTGGAGCCTTGGTATCGGCCGGATCGGTTCGGTGATCGGACCGCTGATCGGCGGTCAGCTGATCGCGCTCAACTGGTCGAACGCTTCGCTGTTTCATGCGGCGGCGGTGCCGGTGTTGTGTTCCGCGCTGCTGGTGATCGGACTGGCCGCCGCGACGCGCCAGCGCGGCCGGCCGTCCGAGCCGCGCACCGCGTGA
- a CDS encoding MFS transporter produces MKVTLTRDFLALILSVAVVGLGSGATLPLTALSLTQAGYGTDVVGLLTAAQAGGGLVIVPLAGWIAARFGGRQVIVGAVLVVAFATALMQLTSNLWLWAVLRVLCGAALMLLFTIGEAWVNQLADDASRGRVVAIYATNFTLFQMAGPVLVSQIAGFTHWRFLMCGAIFLLALPILATIRTTPQASGDEHAAHGSWRRVLPQMPALVIGTGFFALFDTIALSLLPLFAMSHGIASEVAVLFASALLLGDTTMQFPIGWLADRLGRERVHIGCGVVVVALLPLLPWAVTSPWLCWPLLYVLGAAAGAIYTLSLVACGERFRGVALVSASSLVGASWSAASFGGPLVAGALMKGVGNDAVVAVLLVAAMAFLAAVWWEKRRAPVRVAG; encoded by the coding sequence ATGAAAGTTACCCTCACCCGCGATTTCCTCGCTTTGATCCTCAGTGTCGCCGTGGTCGGACTCGGCAGCGGCGCGACACTTCCCCTGACCGCCCTCTCGCTCACGCAAGCCGGCTATGGCACCGACGTGGTCGGCCTGCTGACCGCCGCGCAAGCAGGCGGCGGGCTCGTCATCGTGCCGCTCGCCGGCTGGATCGCGGCGCGCTTCGGCGGCCGCCAGGTGATCGTCGGCGCGGTGCTGGTGGTGGCGTTCGCCACCGCGCTGATGCAACTCACTTCGAACCTCTGGCTCTGGGCCGTGTTGCGCGTGCTGTGCGGCGCGGCACTGATGCTTCTCTTCACGATCGGCGAAGCCTGGGTCAACCAGTTGGCCGACGACGCTTCGCGCGGCCGGGTGGTCGCCATCTACGCGACGAACTTCACGCTGTTCCAGATGGCCGGGCCCGTGCTGGTGAGTCAGATCGCCGGCTTCACGCATTGGCGGTTCCTGATGTGCGGCGCGATCTTCCTGCTGGCGCTGCCGATACTCGCCACGATCCGCACGACGCCGCAAGCCTCCGGGGACGAGCACGCGGCGCACGGCAGCTGGCGTCGTGTTTTGCCGCAGATGCCGGCGCTCGTGATCGGCACCGGGTTCTTCGCGTTGTTCGACACGATCGCGCTCTCGTTGCTGCCGCTTTTCGCGATGTCGCACGGCATTGCGAGCGAGGTGGCCGTGCTGTTCGCCTCGGCTCTGCTGCTCGGCGATACGACGATGCAATTTCCGATCGGCTGGCTCGCCGACCGGCTGGGGCGCGAGCGCGTACATATCGGTTGCGGTGTGGTCGTCGTGGCGTTGCTGCCATTGCTGCCGTGGGCGGTCACTTCGCCGTGGCTTTGCTGGCCGCTGCTCTATGTGCTCGGCGCGGCGGCGGGCGCGATCTACACGCTGTCGCTGGTGGCCTGCGGTGAGCGCTTTCGCGGCGTCGCGCTGGTGTCGGCCAGTTCGCTGGTGGGCGCGTCGTGGAGCGCGGCCAGTTTCGGCGGCCCGCTGGTGGCCGGTGCGCTGATGAAGGGCGTTGGTAACGACGCGGTGGTCGCTGTGCTGCTCGTGGCGGCGATGGCGTTTCTTGCCGCGGTTTGGTGGGAGAAGCGGCGTGCGCCGGTGCGGGTTGCGGGTTGA
- a CDS encoding MFS transporter has product MPLPLLALAVAAFGIGTTEFVIMGLLPDVARDLSVSIPAAGMLVSAYALGVTIGAPIVAIAVANMPRKKALMSLIGVFIVGNLLCAVAPGYAVLMAARIVTAFCHGAFFGIGSVVAAGLVAPNRRAQAIALMFTGLTLANVLGVPLGTALGQAVGWRATFWAVTGIGLVAAAALAACLPAKIEMQKASLVHEFSVLKNPQVLMVLGISVLASASLFSTFTYITPILEDVSGFTPHSVTLVLLLFGLGLTVGSTLGGKLADWRLMPSLVAFLLAIVVILTIFAGTMHSEIPAMITIFAWGVLAFAIVPPLQMLIVDRASHAPNLASTLNQGAFNLGNATGAWLGGMAIGAGAPLTTLPWVGVATAIGALALTLWSVSIERRAQRVAVAG; this is encoded by the coding sequence ATGCCTTTGCCTCTGCTCGCCCTTGCCGTTGCCGCTTTTGGAATCGGTACCACCGAATTCGTGATCATGGGACTGCTGCCCGACGTGGCGCGCGACCTGTCCGTTTCGATTCCGGCGGCCGGCATGCTGGTGTCGGCGTACGCGCTCGGCGTCACCATCGGCGCGCCGATCGTCGCGATCGCGGTCGCCAACATGCCGCGGAAGAAGGCGCTGATGAGTCTGATCGGCGTGTTCATCGTCGGCAATCTGCTGTGCGCGGTTGCGCCGGGTTATGCGGTGCTGATGGCCGCGCGCATCGTGACGGCGTTCTGCCACGGCGCGTTTTTCGGCATCGGCTCGGTGGTGGCTGCAGGCCTCGTCGCGCCGAACCGCCGCGCGCAAGCCATCGCATTGATGTTCACGGGCCTCACGCTCGCCAACGTGCTGGGCGTGCCGCTCGGCACCGCGCTCGGCCAGGCGGTGGGCTGGCGCGCCACCTTCTGGGCGGTGACGGGCATCGGTCTCGTCGCGGCCGCCGCGCTCGCCGCGTGCCTGCCGGCGAAGATCGAGATGCAGAAGGCGAGCCTCGTCCACGAATTCAGCGTGCTGAAGAATCCGCAAGTGCTGATGGTGCTCGGCATCAGCGTGCTCGCGTCGGCGAGTCTCTTTTCCACCTTCACGTACATCACGCCGATTCTCGAAGACGTGAGCGGGTTTACGCCGCACTCGGTCACTCTCGTGCTGCTGCTATTCGGACTCGGCCTGACGGTGGGCAGCACGCTCGGCGGCAAGCTCGCCGACTGGCGGCTAATGCCTTCGCTGGTGGCGTTTCTGCTGGCTATCGTGGTGATTCTGACCATCTTCGCCGGCACCATGCACTCGGAGATCCCGGCGATGATCACGATTTTCGCGTGGGGCGTTCTGGCCTTCGCAATCGTGCCGCCGCTGCAAATGCTGATCGTCGACCGCGCGAGCCATGCGCCGAATCTGGCTTCGACCTTGAACCAGGGCGCCTTCAACCTCGGCAACGCAACGGGCGCCTGGCTAGGCGGCATGGCGATCGGCGCGGGCGCACCGCTCACCACGCTGCCGTGGGTCGGCGTGGCGACCGCGATCGGCGCGCTGGCGCTGACGCTGTGGTCGGTGTCGATCGAGCGGCGCGCGCAACGGGTCGCCGTGGCGGGCTAG
- a CDS encoding plasmid fertility inhibition factor family protein → MLLTQSARSFSALLTRWRFFTSLSSLPLPLSNSSSTAAPACAETVWIVPLQEHSWYDHVRLKRVFVTDGTRHQVVLVDVRKLLACADRDNTDYVLKPVAEWHSGKVRGIREFLDPENSRVPQMPYVTISTRRAPGLLGWVGLEREGVVAFRNGQHRARYLAAAGARWFPVEVHEREALLLRELCGAADDARTVVRATSLNSGGA, encoded by the coding sequence ATGCTTCTTACACAATCGGCTCGTAGCTTTAGCGCTCTTCTAACGCGCTGGCGATTTTTCACCAGCTTATCGAGCCTGCCTTTGCCCTTGTCCAATTCATCGTCAACCGCCGCGCCGGCTTGTGCTGAGACGGTCTGGATCGTGCCGCTGCAAGAGCATTCATGGTACGACCATGTGCGCCTGAAACGCGTCTTCGTCACGGACGGCACGCGGCACCAGGTGGTACTCGTCGACGTGCGCAAGCTGCTCGCCTGCGCCGATCGCGACAACACCGATTATGTTTTAAAGCCGGTCGCCGAATGGCATTCCGGCAAGGTGCGCGGCATTCGCGAGTTTCTCGATCCGGAAAACTCGCGCGTTCCACAGATGCCTTACGTGACCATCTCGACGCGTCGCGCGCCGGGGCTGCTCGGCTGGGTCGGACTGGAGCGCGAAGGCGTGGTGGCGTTCCGCAACGGCCAGCATCGCGCGCGTTATCTGGCCGCGGCGGGCGCGCGCTGGTTTCCGGTGGAAGTACACGAGCGTGAGGCGCTGTTGCTGCGCGAACTCTGCGGCGCGGCGGACGACGCGCGCACGGTGGTCCGCGCCACTTCGCTGAACAGCGGCGGCGCCTAG
- the fahA gene encoding fumarylacetoacetase, with product MNASSDLQATLDPSRKSWVESANHPANDFSIQNLPFGIFSDGLNATRRVGVAIGDSIVDLAALESAGLLSVPSTGAGDSVFVRDALNDFIALGRDAWRSVRVQLSRLLSRDDATLRDDAELRGRALIRQADAQLHLPVQIPGYTDFYSSKEHATNVGSMFRDPKNALLPNWSEMPIGYNGRASSVVVSGTPVRRPNGQLKLPDQERPVFGACRKLDIELETGFVIGAGNALGEPVACADAEAHIFGMVLLNDWSARDIQQWEYVPLGPFNAKTFATTISPWIVTLDALEPFRVAQPVQDPQPLAYLRHDGEHAFDITLEVTLRPQQAKQASTITRTNFKHMYWTMAQQLAHHTVSGCNTRVGDLMGSGTISGPTEDSFGSLLELTWNGKKPLELQEGGTRGFIEDGDELTLAGWCQGEGYRVGFGVCVGEILPAPK from the coding sequence ATGAACGCATCGAGCGATCTTCAGGCGACGCTCGATCCGTCGCGTAAAAGCTGGGTCGAGTCGGCCAACCATCCGGCCAACGATTTTTCGATTCAGAATCTGCCGTTCGGCATTTTCAGCGACGGGCTGAATGCGACGCGCCGCGTGGGTGTCGCGATCGGCGACAGCATCGTCGACCTGGCCGCGCTCGAAAGCGCGGGTCTGCTGAGCGTGCCTTCAACGGGCGCGGGCGACAGCGTATTCGTGCGCGACGCGTTGAACGATTTCATCGCCCTCGGCCGTGACGCATGGCGCAGTGTGCGTGTCCAGTTGAGCAGGCTGCTGTCGCGCGATGACGCGACGCTGCGCGACGACGCCGAGCTGCGCGGCCGCGCGCTGATCCGCCAGGCCGACGCGCAATTGCATCTGCCGGTGCAGATTCCGGGCTACACCGATTTCTATTCGTCGAAGGAGCACGCGACGAATGTCGGCTCCATGTTCCGCGATCCGAAGAATGCGCTGCTGCCGAACTGGTCGGAGATGCCGATCGGTTACAACGGACGCGCGTCGTCGGTGGTGGTGAGCGGCACGCCCGTGCGTCGTCCTAATGGGCAGTTGAAGCTGCCGGACCAGGAGCGTCCGGTGTTCGGCGCGTGCCGCAAGCTGGATATCGAACTGGAAACGGGCTTCGTGATCGGCGCGGGCAATGCGTTGGGCGAGCCGGTTGCTTGCGCGGATGCCGAAGCGCATATCTTCGGCATGGTGCTGCTGAACGACTGGAGCGCGCGCGATATCCAGCAGTGGGAATACGTGCCGCTCGGGCCGTTCAACGCGAAGACCTTCGCGACCACGATCTCGCCGTGGATCGTGACGCTCGACGCGCTCGAACCGTTCCGCGTCGCGCAGCCTGTGCAAGATCCGCAGCCGCTCGCTTATCTGCGGCACGACGGCGAACATGCCTTCGACATTACGCTGGAAGTGACGCTGCGCCCGCAGCAGGCAAAGCAGGCGAGCACGATCACGCGGACCAACTTCAAGCACATGTACTGGACGATGGCGCAGCAGCTCGCGCATCACACGGTATCGGGCTGCAACACGCGCGTGGGCGACCTGATGGGCTCGGGCACGATCAGCGGGCCGACGGAGGATTCCTTCGGCAGCCTGCTCGAATTGACGTGGAACGGCAAGAAGCCGCTGGAGTTGCAGGAAGGCGGCACGCGCGGTTTCATCGAAGACGGCGACGAGCTGACGCTTGCCGGCTGGTGCCAGGGCGAGGGTTATCGGGTGGGCTTCGGCGTGTGCGTCGGGGAGATTTTGCCGGCGCCGAAGTGA
- a CDS encoding 2-hydroxyacid dehydrogenase has protein sequence MRIILFSSRQYDSDTFTEANASHRYELHFQESHLDSETAVLAQGYEVVCPFVNDNVDAAVLERLRTGGTRMIALRSAGFNHVDLDAAARLGITVARVPAYSPHAVAEHAVGLILALNRRLPRAAARTREGDFSLHGLLGFDLHGKTVGVVGTGMIGRVFGRIMAGFGMQVLAHDPGTPADDLLALGARYVPLDTLLAGSDVVSLHCPLVAGTYHLIDGPALARMKRGAMLINTGRGGLVESNALIGALKDGQLGHLGLDVYEEEGGLFFEDHSNLPLQDDVLARLLMFPNVIVTAHQAFFTREAMSEIAQTTLANVAAWRNGTPLNVVGAPA, from the coding sequence ATGCGCATCATTCTGTTCAGCAGCCGCCAGTACGACAGCGACACCTTCACCGAAGCCAATGCGTCGCACCGCTACGAACTGCATTTCCAGGAATCGCACCTCGACAGCGAGACAGCCGTCCTCGCCCAGGGCTATGAGGTGGTGTGCCCGTTCGTCAACGACAACGTCGATGCGGCGGTACTGGAGCGGCTCCGCACCGGCGGCACGCGCATGATCGCGTTGCGCTCGGCGGGCTTCAATCATGTCGATCTGGACGCGGCCGCGCGTCTCGGCATCACCGTCGCGCGTGTGCCCGCCTACTCGCCGCACGCGGTGGCCGAGCATGCGGTCGGCCTGATTCTGGCGCTGAACCGGCGCCTGCCGCGCGCCGCCGCGCGCACGCGCGAAGGCGATTTTTCGCTGCACGGACTGCTCGGCTTCGACCTGCACGGCAAGACCGTGGGCGTGGTCGGCACCGGCATGATCGGTCGCGTATTCGGTCGCATCATGGCGGGCTTTGGCATGCAGGTGCTCGCGCACGATCCCGGCACGCCCGCCGACGACCTGCTCGCGCTAGGCGCCCGCTATGTGCCGCTCGACACGCTGCTTGCCGGGTCCGACGTAGTCAGTCTGCATTGTCCGCTGGTGGCGGGCACCTACCATTTGATCGACGGCCCAGCGCTCGCCAGAATGAAGCGCGGCGCGATGCTGATCAACACGGGCCGCGGCGGCCTCGTCGAAAGCAATGCGCTGATCGGCGCCTTGAAGGACGGCCAGCTCGGCCACCTCGGGCTCGACGTGTACGAGGAAGAAGGCGGCCTGTTCTTCGAGGATCATTCGAACCTGCCCTTACAGGACGACGTGCTGGCGCGTCTGTTGATGTTCCCGAACGTGATCGTCACCGCGCACCAGGCGTTCTTCACCCGCGAGGCGATGAGCGAGATCGCCCAGACCACGCTCGCGAATGTCGCTGCATGGCGAAACGGCACGCCGCTCAACGTGGTGGGCGCGCCCGCCTAG